From the genome of Anaerolineae bacterium, one region includes:
- a CDS encoding DUF3473 domain-containing protein, whose protein sequence is MPGSGDIQGALTVDLEEWFQGLTSTNPRVDLWPHLGSRVVPATEQLLGLLAQREVRATFFVLGAVAERHPDLIRRVVEAGHEVGVHGYRHRFLTRMTPMEFGEELDRGLEAVREAAGREILGHRAPYFSLNGSTSWAFEIIRSRGLSYDSSVFPARSRLYGYPGAPRAPHRVGGNGGLVEFPISTLRLGPTRLPVGGGFYLRLWPYPLVRWALRRIVDEGLPIVLYLHPWELDLAQPDHPVTPRERITHRHGRRTLRPKLERLLDDFRLGPLEELLDTV, encoded by the coding sequence ATGCCCGGTTCTGGCGACATCCAAGGGGCTCTCACGGTGGACCTGGAGGAGTGGTTCCAGGGGCTGACGAGCACCAATCCCCGCGTGGACCTGTGGCCGCACCTGGGGAGCCGGGTGGTGCCGGCCACGGAACAGCTCCTCGGCCTGCTCGCGCAGCGGGAGGTCCGGGCCACGTTCTTCGTCCTGGGGGCGGTGGCGGAAAGGCACCCGGATCTGATCCGCAGGGTGGTGGAGGCCGGACACGAGGTCGGCGTTCACGGCTACCGGCACCGCTTCCTTACTCGGATGACGCCGATGGAGTTCGGGGAGGAGTTGGACCGTGGCCTGGAGGCCGTGCGCGAGGCGGCCGGGCGAGAGATACTCGGTCACCGGGCGCCCTACTTCTCCCTCAACGGCAGCACTTCCTGGGCCTTTGAGATCATCCGCAGCCGGGGCCTGAGCTACGACAGCAGCGTGTTCCCCGCCCGTTCGCGGTTGTATGGCTATCCGGGAGCACCCCGCGCACCGCATCGAGTGGGTGGCAATGGCGGGTTGGTCGAGTTTCCCATCTCGACGCTGAGGCTAGGCCCGACCCGGCTGCCGGTAGGAGGTGGGTTCTACCTCAGGCTGTGGCCCTACCCGCTGGTCCGCTGGGCGCTACGCCGGATCGTGGACGAGGGGCTACCCATAGTGCTGTACCTGCACCCCTGGGAGCTGGACCTGGCCCAACCCGACCATCCAGTGACGCCTAGAGAGCGGATCACTCACCGCCACGGCCGGCGCACCTTGCGGCCCAAGCTGGAGCGGCTGCTGGACGACTTCCGGCTGGGCCCACTGGAGGAACTGCTGGACACCGTGTGA
- a CDS encoding bifunctional sulfate adenylyltransferase/adenylylsulfate kinase, whose protein sequence is METTDRQSVLISPYGGKLVDLTVAPEEREELKAYAGRLPSLQLSDRAACDLELLAVGAFSPLDRFMSREDYQRVLDEMRLTSGHVFGVPITLPVGPDDNLRLDEDVALRNAKNELLGVLTVEEIYPWDREEEAQKVFGTTDLRHPLVAEMHRWGSLNVSGRLRIIALPRHYDFCDLRLTPQQTRARLEAMGRPNVVAFQTRNPLHRVHEELTKRAAAEVDGVLLLHPVVGLTKPGDVDHFTRVRACKALVQRYYDPDRILLALLPLAMRLAGPREALWHALIRRNYGANHLIVGRDHAGPGVDSQGRPFYGPYDAQELLSQYSDELGVRMVPFRELVYLVEEGRYEEVSRVPVTARTASISGTQVRDEYLNNGRALPDWFTRPEVAEILSESYPPRHRQGVCVWFTGLSGSGKSTTAEVLTTLLLEHGRQATVLDGDVVRTHLSKGLGFSKEDRDTNIRRIGFVASEIVRHGGVVICAAVSPYRATRNDVRNMVGADRFVEVFVDTPLEVCEARDSKGMYAAARRGEIKGFTGIDDPYEPPENPEIRLDTVSHTAEENALLILDYLKRAGLVRAPESILGRASEAVAESAGGE, encoded by the coding sequence GTGGAGACAACAGACAGACAATCCGTACTCATCTCCCCCTATGGGGGCAAGCTAGTGGATCTCACCGTGGCCCCGGAGGAACGGGAGGAGCTGAAGGCCTACGCTGGCCGCCTGCCCTCGCTGCAACTCTCGGACCGCGCCGCCTGCGATCTCGAGCTTCTGGCTGTCGGTGCCTTCTCGCCCCTGGACCGGTTCATGAGCCGGGAGGACTACCAGCGGGTGCTTGATGAGATGCGGCTCACCAGCGGACACGTGTTCGGTGTGCCGATCACGCTCCCCGTCGGGCCGGACGACAACCTTCGGCTGGACGAGGACGTGGCCCTGCGCAACGCCAAGAACGAGCTGCTCGGGGTGCTGACGGTAGAGGAGATATATCCCTGGGACCGGGAGGAGGAGGCGCAGAAGGTCTTCGGCACCACCGACCTTCGCCATCCCCTGGTGGCGGAGATGCACCGCTGGGGATCGCTCAACGTCTCCGGGCGGTTGCGCATCATCGCCCTGCCCCGGCACTACGACTTCTGTGACCTCCGGTTGACGCCCCAGCAGACCCGAGCCCGGCTGGAAGCCATGGGCCGCCCCAACGTGGTAGCCTTCCAGACCCGCAATCCCTTGCATCGGGTGCACGAGGAGCTCACCAAGCGGGCGGCGGCCGAGGTAGACGGAGTCCTGCTGCTGCACCCCGTGGTAGGGCTCACCAAGCCCGGCGACGTGGACCACTTCACCCGGGTGCGCGCCTGTAAGGCCTTGGTGCAGCGCTACTACGACCCCGATCGCATTCTCCTGGCGCTGCTTCCCCTGGCCATGAGGCTGGCTGGACCGCGCGAGGCTCTGTGGCACGCCCTCATCCGCCGCAACTATGGGGCCAACCACCTTATCGTGGGCCGCGACCACGCCGGCCCGGGCGTTGACTCTCAGGGCCGCCCGTTCTACGGCCCCTACGACGCCCAGGAGTTGCTCAGCCAGTACAGCGATGAGCTGGGAGTGCGCATGGTGCCCTTCCGGGAGCTGGTGTACCTGGTGGAGGAGGGGCGCTACGAGGAGGTCTCTCGGGTGCCCGTGACAGCCAGAACTGCCTCCATCTCGGGCACGCAGGTGCGGGACGAGTACCTCAACAACGGCCGCGCTCTGCCTGACTGGTTCACCCGGCCCGAGGTGGCCGAGATCCTCTCCGAGTCCTACCCGCCCCGGCACCGTCAGGGGGTGTGCGTCTGGTTCACCGGCCTGAGCGGCTCGGGCAAGTCCACCACCGCTGAGGTGCTCACCACCCTGCTGCTGGAGCACGGACGACAGGCCACCGTCCTGGATGGGGACGTGGTGCGCACCCATTTGTCCAAGGGGCTGGGTTTCAGCAAGGAGGACCGCGACACCAACATCCGTCGCATCGGCTTCGTGGCCTCTGAGATCGTGCGCCACGGCGGCGTGGTCATCTGCGCCGCGGTGAGCCCGTACCGGGCCACCCGCAACGACGTGCGCAACATGGTCGGTGCCGACCGGTTCGTCGAGGTGTTCGTGGACACGCCCCTGGAGGTGTGTGAGGCAAGAGACTCCAAGGGGATGTATGCCGCTGCCCGGCGAGGGGAGATCAAAGGCTTCACCGGCATAGACGACCCCTACGAGCCCCCCGAAAACCCGGAGATTCGCCTGGATACCGTCAGCCACACAGCTGAGGAGAATGCCTTACTGATCCTGGACTACCTGAAGCGCGCCGGCCTAGTGCGGGCGCCGGAGAGCATCCTCGGCAGAGCATCCGAGGCCGTGGCCGAATCGGCCGGAGGAGAGTGA
- a CDS encoding DUF2304 family protein, translating into MHVEQRLTAIVISLALVMVTVQFVRRRKLREEYALLWLAASGAILLLSVFGGISLFLAALFGVSYPPTLVLVFGLLFALAILMSHSVVMTGLTDRVRDLAQAVTLLEWQVRQVQARVLGEDVDLPGEEGLAVESAEEAEQRRRIVLPRPALSSHSSGRGRVLVVGLDGATFDLIRPWAADGALPALARILEGGAHGPLRSTIPPMTAPAWTSFATGTNPGRHGLYDWIARREGSYRFAPVTALDCAAPTIYSLLSEAGRRVCVLNVPMTYPPTPVNGALVSGMPAPSTAVPITYPRGLYDEIVQEVGDYILYPDPGQAYSDSGVDAFLERLHRAAHLRGRTFDYLREREDWDFAMVVFNGTDTVGHAMWRYMDPAHPRHDPAKRARYGDAIRDYYRQVDGYLGHLLETLDEDTTLIIMSDHGLGPFHKFIHVNNWLMESGLLQVRSSWNARAKAALFRHGLTPMNAYDLMMRLGLGGLKREVVRGQGQGLMKALFLSLEDVDWSRTVAYSVGNVGQVNINLAGREPQGCVAPGEEYERVRDDVIARLGQLRDPDTGEEVVEAVYRREEIYAGHRADRAPDILFIPRRLEYFGFGEYEFGSNRTIDPVRHGISGTHRMDGVFLAFGRGIRAGARIEGARIVDLAPTIMHLMGEPVPGHMDGQVLRDAITEGFQPQPVPAERVEWRPEAQEGQAGSEGTLTEEEEQALAERLRNLGYVG; encoded by the coding sequence ATGCACGTAGAGCAGCGCCTCACCGCTATCGTTATCAGCTTGGCGCTGGTGATGGTAACCGTTCAATTCGTCCGCAGGCGTAAGCTGCGCGAGGAGTATGCCCTGCTTTGGCTGGCCGCCAGCGGGGCCATCCTCCTGCTCTCCGTCTTCGGCGGCATCTCGCTGTTCCTGGCCGCCCTCTTCGGCGTTTCCTATCCGCCGACCCTGGTTCTGGTCTTCGGCCTGCTCTTCGCCCTCGCCATCCTGATGTCGCACAGCGTGGTTATGACCGGGCTGACGGACCGGGTCCGGGACCTGGCCCAGGCCGTGACGCTGCTGGAGTGGCAGGTGCGCCAGGTACAGGCCAGGGTGTTAGGCGAAGACGTGGACCTGCCCGGCGAGGAGGGCTTGGCGGTCGAGTCCGCGGAGGAGGCGGAGCAGAGGCGGCGAATCGTCCTCCCTCGGCCGGCGCTCTCGAGTCATTCCTCCGGGCGGGGGCGGGTGTTGGTGGTGGGGCTGGACGGAGCCACCTTCGACCTGATCCGGCCCTGGGCGGCTGACGGCGCCCTTCCCGCGTTGGCCCGCATCCTGGAGGGAGGGGCTCACGGACCGCTGCGCAGCACCATCCCGCCCATGACGGCCCCCGCCTGGACTTCCTTTGCCACCGGCACCAACCCGGGGAGGCACGGGCTCTACGACTGGATCGCCCGGCGGGAAGGCTCCTACCGGTTCGCCCCGGTGACGGCGCTCGATTGCGCTGCACCTACCATCTACTCCCTGCTCAGTGAGGCCGGCAGGCGGGTGTGTGTGCTCAACGTGCCCATGACCTATCCCCCCACCCCCGTCAATGGGGCGCTGGTCTCGGGCATGCCGGCGCCCAGCACCGCCGTGCCCATCACCTACCCCAGGGGCCTCTACGACGAGATAGTGCAGGAGGTGGGTGACTATATCCTCTACCCGGACCCGGGCCAGGCGTATTCCGATTCCGGGGTGGATGCCTTCCTAGAGAGGTTACACCGGGCCGCCCACTTGAGAGGTCGCACCTTCGACTACCTCCGGGAACGGGAAGACTGGGACTTCGCCATGGTCGTCTTCAACGGGACCGACACAGTGGGGCATGCCATGTGGCGCTACATGGACCCCGCCCATCCCAGGCACGACCCAGCCAAGAGAGCCCGATATGGGGACGCCATTCGGGACTACTACCGCCAGGTAGATGGCTATTTAGGCCACCTGCTGGAGACGCTGGATGAGGACACCACCCTGATCATCATGTCGGACCACGGCCTAGGTCCTTTCCACAAGTTCATCCACGTCAACAACTGGCTGATGGAGTCGGGTCTCCTGCAGGTGCGCTCATCCTGGAACGCGCGGGCTAAGGCGGCCCTGTTCCGTCACGGGCTCACTCCCATGAACGCCTACGACCTGATGATGCGGCTGGGGCTGGGTGGCCTAAAGCGAGAGGTGGTCCGGGGCCAGGGGCAGGGATTGATGAAGGCGCTGTTTCTCTCTCTGGAGGACGTGGACTGGAGCCGCACCGTGGCCTACTCGGTGGGCAACGTGGGCCAGGTCAACATCAACTTGGCCGGGCGGGAGCCTCAGGGGTGCGTGGCGCCCGGAGAGGAGTACGAGCGCGTCCGCGACGACGTGATCGCCCGACTGGGGCAACTGCGCGATCCCGACACCGGCGAAGAGGTGGTGGAGGCGGTGTACCGCCGGGAGGAGATCTACGCCGGCCACCGGGCCGACCGGGCGCCGGACATCTTGTTCATCCCCCGGAGGCTGGAGTACTTCGGTTTCGGCGAGTACGAGTTCGGCAGCAACCGGACTATTGACCCGGTCCGACACGGAATATCGGGCACGCACCGGATGGACGGGGTGTTCCTGGCGTTTGGGCGCGGCATCAGAGCCGGGGCCCGGATCGAGGGGGCCCGCATCGTTGACCTGGCGCCCACCATCATGCACCTGATGGGCGAGCCGGTGCCGGGGCACATGGACGGGCAAGTGCTCCGGGATGCCATCACGGAGGGCTTCCAGCCTCAGCCGGTCCCTGCGGAGAGGGTGGAGTGGCGCCCTGAAGCCCAGGAGGGCCAAGCCGGCTCCGAGGGCACTCTCACTGAAGAGGAGGAACAGGCCCTGGCCGAGCGCCTGCGCAACCTTGGATACGTGGGGTAG
- a CDS encoding DUF3604 domain-containing protein: protein MFSVISPLLRGARVLLLAVAVILLPVADLRPVQAADLGSAYVTPEYMLAQTWGSITLVYTVGEAGLAQGGSLRVQFPKSYHKSALYPQLWDPSGPYYVSATASNPDALLSLVVTREDIVPQDVDFQDFTTTITVEGASLQPGDTVSFVFGDTSAGGMGILASQAVARERVWVAVDVLGTGEYQMLPELPILETRGGQASYLRAIAPSLVRAGEAVLVRVVALDALDNNSSLYRGTVTLSCDDVAAEYPGGHTFSEAEAGVWVFSAILNTPGVHRFQVSDGVRSAWSNPIEVVDGEPLVRLYWGDTHVHTDASPEGYGDAQSEIRYGREVSGLHFMGFLDHAGNTKAPLTLAEWGEQTAVVEGAYAPGEFVTFCSYEWSVDQTLQGHRTVIYREGQQPFFGARSYTTIEALWGALAGNGTPALTLPHHMGMESAASNTATSWEYVNTTFQRSLEIYQVKGLWEYYDPSHPLSAENVHTYRSMPGPYYAQDAWAAGQRLGVIASSDEHWGRPGRTGYGLAAVYASSLTREGVFDAIASRHSYGTTGERIILHFTADGHRMGEEYGVSLPHSPEINVRVYGTDVVDWVEVLKYDGTGYSVIHRETAGVRDVEFSLVDEGYSGDSMYYVRLRQANQVAGRDVMAWSSPIWVDVAAGPTPTPSATATESPTETATVQPTPTETHTSEPTPTGTPTPTYTSTTAPTPTDTPTAEPTPTETPTVEPTPTATATTTATATPTGTATATSGPTATATATATATTEPTVVPELGLYEHLNQGDDGSIRADGAMVVGQSFTPAQAHTVSLVRLKLYRQGSPGPATVAIRAAGGNGMPTGSSLSSGTLDTSAITTSTLGEWYSVSLTPVGLQAGTQYVLTIAVPGGDAGNRLFVRWDRSDPPYGGGTALYSWDGGQGWRAVSGSDVMFEEWGTPGATPTPTLEPTPTDTPTAEPTHTQTPTVEPTPTETPTPTPQPTPTQTPTVEPTATATATVEPTDTPTAEPTATDTATPEPTPTETPTPEPTATDTPTAEPTATGTPTGEPTATETATEMPTDTPTPEPVPSQTPTVEAIPTETSAPEATTGTRWSGRPVYRPVIVSLM, encoded by the coding sequence ATGTTCAGCGTCATAAGTCCCCTGCTCAGGGGCGCTCGGGTGCTGCTGTTGGCCGTTGCGGTCATTCTGCTCCCTGTTGCAGATCTCCGCCCGGTACAGGCCGCCGATCTGGGCTCGGCCTACGTCACCCCCGAGTACATGTTGGCCCAGACCTGGGGCAGCATCACCCTGGTGTATACGGTAGGGGAGGCGGGGCTGGCCCAGGGCGGGTCGCTGCGGGTGCAGTTTCCCAAGAGCTACCACAAGTCTGCCCTCTATCCCCAGCTGTGGGACCCCTCGGGGCCCTACTACGTGAGCGCCACTGCATCCAATCCTGATGCCCTCCTTAGCCTGGTGGTGACGCGCGAGGACATAGTGCCCCAGGACGTAGACTTCCAGGACTTCACCACAACCATCACGGTGGAGGGGGCTTCTCTACAGCCCGGCGACACCGTGAGCTTCGTTTTCGGGGACACTTCTGCGGGGGGCATGGGCATACTGGCCAGCCAGGCAGTGGCGCGGGAGCGGGTGTGGGTAGCGGTGGACGTGCTGGGGACGGGGGAGTACCAGATGCTGCCCGAGCTGCCCATTCTAGAGACCAGGGGTGGGCAGGCGAGCTACCTGCGAGCCATTGCGCCCTCGTTGGTGCGAGCGGGGGAGGCGGTACTGGTGCGGGTGGTGGCCCTGGATGCCCTGGACAACAACTCGTCCCTCTATCGGGGGACGGTGACGCTGAGCTGCGACGATGTGGCCGCCGAGTATCCGGGGGGGCACACCTTCAGCGAGGCCGAGGCGGGGGTGTGGGTGTTTTCTGCCATCCTGAACACTCCCGGGGTGCATCGGTTCCAGGTGAGCGATGGGGTGCGCTCGGCCTGGAGCAACCCCATTGAGGTGGTGGATGGGGAGCCCCTGGTGCGGCTGTACTGGGGGGACACCCATGTGCACACGGACGCCAGCCCGGAGGGTTACGGCGATGCTCAGAGCGAGATACGGTATGGTCGGGAGGTATCGGGGTTGCACTTCATGGGGTTTCTGGACCACGCCGGGAACACCAAGGCGCCCTTGACCTTGGCGGAGTGGGGGGAGCAGACGGCGGTAGTGGAGGGGGCGTACGCCCCGGGTGAGTTCGTCACGTTCTGTTCCTACGAGTGGTCGGTGGACCAGACGCTTCAGGGGCACCGGACGGTGATCTACCGGGAGGGACAGCAGCCCTTCTTCGGAGCCAGGAGCTACACCACCATAGAGGCCTTGTGGGGGGCGCTGGCGGGCAACGGCACGCCGGCGCTGACGCTGCCGCACCACATGGGGATGGAGAGCGCCGCCTCCAACACGGCGACGTCGTGGGAGTACGTCAACACCACCTTCCAGCGTTCTCTGGAGATCTATCAGGTGAAGGGGCTGTGGGAGTACTACGACCCGAGCCATCCCTTGTCGGCTGAGAACGTGCACACCTACCGGAGCATGCCCGGTCCCTACTATGCTCAGGATGCGTGGGCGGCGGGGCAGCGGCTGGGGGTGATTGCCAGTTCGGATGAGCACTGGGGGAGGCCCGGTCGGACGGGGTACGGGCTGGCGGCGGTGTACGCCTCTTCGCTCACGCGGGAGGGGGTCTTCGACGCCATCGCCTCGCGGCACAGCTACGGGACCACGGGGGAACGCATCATCCTCCATTTCACGGCGGACGGGCATCGGATGGGGGAGGAGTACGGCGTCTCGTTGCCGCATAGCCCCGAGATCAACGTCCGGGTCTACGGTACCGACGTCGTAGACTGGGTGGAGGTGCTCAAGTACGACGGTACCGGCTACAGCGTGATCCATCGGGAGACGGCTGGGGTTCGGGACGTAGAGTTCAGCTTGGTTGACGAAGGGTACAGTGGGGACTCGATGTACTATGTGCGGCTGCGGCAGGCCAACCAGGTAGCGGGCCGGGACGTGATGGCCTGGTCGAGTCCGATCTGGGTGGATGTAGCCGCTGGGCCTACCCCTACCCCCTCTGCCACCGCCACGGAGAGCCCGACAGAGACCGCCACGGTCCAGCCCACTCCCACCGAAACGCATACGTCGGAGCCCACTCCGACCGGCACGCCGACCCCGACTTATACTTCCACAACGGCACCGACTCCCACGGACACGCCCACTGCCGAGCCCACTCCAACTGAGACCCCTACAGTGGAGCCCACTCCGACGGCTACCGCGACCACGACCGCGACGGCCACGCCGACCGGGACTGCCACGGCAACCAGCGGGCCGACCGCTACGGCGACGGCGACGGCCACCGCGACCACGGAGCCTACGGTGGTGCCCGAGCTGGGGCTATATGAGCATTTGAACCAGGGCGACGATGGGAGCATCCGGGCGGATGGGGCCATGGTGGTGGGGCAGTCCTTCACCCCTGCTCAGGCTCACACGGTGAGCCTGGTGCGGCTGAAGCTGTACCGTCAGGGCAGTCCGGGGCCGGCCACGGTGGCCATCAGGGCGGCGGGTGGGAATGGCATGCCCACGGGATCGTCACTGTCCAGTGGCACCTTGGACACCTCTGCCATCACCACCAGCACCTTGGGTGAGTGGTATTCGGTGAGCCTGACGCCGGTGGGGCTTCAGGCGGGCACTCAGTACGTCCTCACCATCGCGGTACCTGGGGGCGATGCCGGCAATCGGCTGTTTGTGCGGTGGGATCGGAGCGATCCGCCCTACGGTGGGGGCACGGCGTTGTACTCCTGGGACGGGGGTCAAGGCTGGCGGGCGGTGAGTGGCAGCGACGTCATGTTCGAGGAGTGGGGCACGCCGGGCGCCACGCCTACCCCGACGCTGGAGCCCACGCCCACCGATACCCCGACTGCCGAGCCCACTCACACCCAGACGCCTACTGTGGAGCCGACGCCGACGGAGACTCCTACGCCCACCCCGCAGCCCACGCCTACCCAGACGCCGACAGTCGAGCCCACCGCAACTGCGACGGCCACGGTGGAACCCACCGACACGCCTACTGCTGAGCCTACAGCGACCGACACGGCGACGCCCGAGCCGACGCCGACGGAGACGCCCACTCCGGAGCCCACCGCCACGGATACGCCGACGGCAGAGCCCACGGCTACCGGCACTCCGACGGGTGAACCGACTGCCACGGAGACAGCGACCGAAATGCCGACCGACACGCCTACGCCGGAGCCTGTCCCCAGCCAGACGCCGACTGTCGAGGCCATCCCGACTGAGACCAGTGCGCCGGAGGCGACTACAGGCACCAGGTGGAGCGGGCGGCCTGTGTACCGGCCTGTGATTGTGTCACTGATGTAG
- a CDS encoding phosphodiesterase: MAGRERRVLVIGLDCADPGLVFGAWREDLPNLRRLMESGAYGPLETCHPPITVPAWSSMMSSRDPGQLGFYGFRNRADYSYDGMRIANSTAVKAPRVWDLAERAGLRSVLVGVPQTYPLPSVTGWAISDFLTPPGASDWARPAELADEVGELLQGEPYEFDVRDFRTEDKDGLLESIYRMTDKRWRVIRHLASSKPWDFFMLVEMGIDRIHHGFWSFMDHRDPRFQPGHRFQHAIRDYYVYVDRRIGELLELVGDDAWVMVVSDHGAQRMEGGFAVNEWLIREGYLALADRPEGAVELKQCRIDWPRTRAWGSGGYYARVFMNVAGREPEGIIPADRYEEERDRLKAALEHTAGPDGRPLGTVALKPEEVYREVNGIAPDLIVYFGGLAWRSVGSIGHGDVYTVENDTGPDDANHSRFGLCIMRDPEASLGGREMAGLHIEHVAPTLLTWLGLEVPADMVGAPVIQPRAAEAPEGDPGPGTCPSESEGRDGSGYTEEEERQISDHLADLGYL, encoded by the coding sequence ATGGCCGGCCGCGAACGACGGGTGCTGGTGATCGGCCTCGACTGTGCCGATCCCGGCCTGGTTTTCGGTGCCTGGCGGGAGGATCTGCCCAACCTTCGCCGCCTGATGGAGTCGGGAGCTTACGGTCCCCTGGAGACGTGCCACCCGCCCATAACCGTACCCGCCTGGAGCTCGATGATGTCCAGCCGGGATCCCGGGCAGCTGGGCTTCTACGGGTTCCGCAACCGGGCCGACTACTCCTACGACGGCATGCGTATCGCCAACTCCACCGCCGTGAAGGCGCCCCGAGTGTGGGACCTGGCGGAGCGGGCGGGCCTGCGCTCGGTGCTCGTGGGAGTGCCTCAGACCTATCCCCTTCCTTCGGTGACAGGCTGGGCCATCAGCGACTTCCTGACCCCGCCGGGGGCCAGTGATTGGGCCCGGCCGGCCGAACTTGCCGATGAAGTGGGTGAGCTGCTCCAGGGGGAGCCCTACGAGTTCGACGTGCGCGACTTCCGCACGGAAGACAAGGATGGGCTGCTGGAGTCCATCTACCGGATGACGGACAAGCGGTGGCGGGTGATACGGCACCTGGCCAGCAGCAAGCCCTGGGACTTCTTCATGCTGGTGGAGATGGGCATTGACCGCATCCACCACGGGTTCTGGAGCTTCATGGACCACCGCGACCCGCGCTTCCAGCCGGGCCACCGGTTCCAGCACGCTATCCGGGACTACTACGTGTACGTGGATCGCCGGATCGGCGAGTTGCTGGAGTTGGTGGGCGATGACGCCTGGGTGATGGTGGTCTCGGATCACGGAGCCCAGCGGATGGAGGGCGGCTTCGCTGTCAACGAGTGGTTGATACGGGAGGGCTACTTGGCGCTGGCCGACCGGCCGGAGGGCGCCGTCGAGCTCAAGCAGTGCCGGATAGACTGGCCTCGCACCCGCGCCTGGGGGAGCGGTGGCTACTACGCCCGCGTGTTCATGAACGTTGCCGGCAGAGAGCCCGAAGGGATCATCCCGGCCGATCGGTACGAAGAGGAGCGCGACCGGCTCAAAGCTGCCCTGGAGCACACTGCGGGGCCGGACGGGCGCCCTCTGGGCACTGTAGCCCTCAAGCCAGAGGAAGTGTACCGGGAGGTGAACGGCATTGCCCCCGACCTGATCGTCTACTTCGGCGGGCTGGCGTGGCGCTCCGTGGGCAGCATCGGTCACGGGGACGTGTACACGGTCGAAAACGACACCGGGCCGGACGACGCCAACCACTCGCGCTTCGGCCTCTGCATCATGCGCGACCCGGAAGCGTCGCTCGGGGGCCGCGAGATGGCCGGCCTACACATCGAGCACGTGGCGCCCACCCTGCTGACGTGGTTGGGCCTGGAGGTGCCTGCCGATATGGTGGGCGCCCCCGTCATCCAGCCTCGTGCCGCCGAGGCACCTGAGGGCGACCCTGGCCCGGGAACGTGCCCATCTGAGTCGGAGGGGCGCGACGGCTCAGGGTACACCGAGGAAGAGGAACGCCAGATATCCGATCATCTGGCGGACCTGGGGTATCTGTGA
- a CDS encoding glycosyltransferase family 2 protein, which translates to MEVAEYPRASGVRRRWPPGSLLIIIPAYNEEACIAGVVRDARKALPGADVLVVDDGSADGTAVVARSAGAFVVRHPFNLGIGGTVQTGLKFARRMHYDYVLRMDGDGQHDPRYLASVLAPVVEGRTDVAVGSRFLDGGADMKIPALRRLGIRVFSAEVSLLTRRKATDTTSGLTAMNRRAVEVLARYMPQDYPEVESRVILHGAGLTTEEVPVRMQERLAGVSSIGSWRSVYYALKVSVAVLLTAVKHIPRVEQGGTHARRAAPHRYRYQLGAGDGNRSIRPQA; encoded by the coding sequence ATGGAAGTGGCTGAGTATCCGAGGGCCAGCGGAGTTCGCCGGCGATGGCCTCCCGGCTCGCTACTCATCATCATCCCGGCCTACAACGAAGAGGCCTGCATAGCTGGGGTGGTGCGGGACGCCCGCAAGGCTCTCCCGGGTGCAGACGTACTGGTGGTGGACGACGGCTCCGCCGATGGTACGGCGGTAGTGGCCCGTTCGGCGGGAGCCTTCGTGGTGCGCCACCCGTTCAACCTGGGGATCGGGGGCACGGTGCAGACCGGGCTGAAATTCGCCCGGCGCATGCACTACGACTACGTGCTGCGGATGGACGGAGACGGCCAGCACGACCCGCGCTACCTAGCCTCGGTGTTGGCCCCGGTGGTGGAGGGACGGACGGACGTGGCCGTCGGGTCGCGCTTCCTGGACGGGGGTGCGGACATGAAGATCCCGGCCCTACGCCGGCTGGGCATCAGGGTCTTCTCGGCGGAGGTGTCACTACTGACCCGCCGCAAGGCCACCGACACCACCTCCGGCCTGACCGCAATGAACCGGCGCGCCGTCGAGGTGCTGGCCCGTTACATGCCCCAGGACTACCCCGAAGTGGAGAGCCGCGTCATCCTGCACGGCGCCGGCCTCACCACCGAGGAAGTGCCGGTGAGGATGCAGGAACGCCTGGCCGGGGTCAGCTCCATAGGGAGCTGGCGTTCCGTCTATTACGCTCTGAAAGTGTCAGTGGCTGTGTTGTTAACCGCCGTCAAGCACATACCCAGGGTGGAGCAAGGGGGAACCCATGCACGTAGAGCAGCGCCTCACCGCTATCGTTATCAGCTTGGCGCTGGTGATGGTAACCGTTCAATTCGTCCGCAGGCGTAA